One Alicyclobacillus acidoterrestris DNA window includes the following coding sequences:
- a CDS encoding hydantoinase/oxoprolinase N-terminal domain-containing protein encodes MTYRLGIDVGGTNTDVVLLDKENRVIAKTKTAVTSDIVTGIRTGVGRVLEQSGVDGAQISHAMLGTTQVTNAIIERRELNDVAIVRLGAPATRAVKPLAGWPDDLRARYAEYSWIVGGGHEFDGREIAPLDEAEIRSIAESVKNKVQAVAITGVFSPVNTDHEERAAGIFREVLGEEIPISLSYQLGSVGLLERENATVLNAAVSSVAKRATMSFQQALADLGVHAALYLAQNDGTLMSVEYALLYPILTIACGPTNSMRGAAYLTGLKNAIVVDVGGTSTDVGVLVNGFPRESFVAVDVGGVRTNFRMPDLYSIGLGGGSRVIESEAGIEVGPKSVGYRIVEEGRAFGGDTTTFTDIVVSLGKASVGTHAVHLPTDFAQKAYDIAMAKTAEAIDRMKTSAEPVPLILVGGGSVLLPSELEGASEVHRPENFDVANAIGAAIAQVSGRVDRIFAMDQKSREEVLEEAKSIAIAEAIRAGAEASTIEIVEIEEIPIAYLPGNAVRIKVTVAGTLATYNFGSKVGAYANH; translated from the coding sequence ATGACTTACCGCTTGGGAATTGACGTTGGTGGGACGAATACGGACGTCGTTTTATTGGATAAGGAAAATCGTGTGATTGCGAAGACGAAAACGGCAGTCACTTCAGATATTGTCACGGGCATTCGCACCGGCGTAGGCAGAGTTCTTGAGCAAAGTGGCGTGGATGGTGCACAAATTTCCCACGCAATGCTTGGCACGACGCAGGTGACCAACGCCATCATCGAGCGCCGCGAACTGAACGACGTGGCGATTGTTCGCTTGGGCGCACCGGCGACGCGGGCCGTCAAACCGCTGGCTGGTTGGCCGGACGATTTGCGCGCCCGCTACGCTGAGTACTCCTGGATTGTCGGTGGCGGACACGAGTTCGATGGTCGCGAAATCGCACCGTTGGACGAGGCGGAGATTCGCAGTATCGCCGAATCGGTGAAGAATAAAGTTCAGGCGGTCGCCATCACGGGCGTGTTCTCACCTGTGAATACTGACCACGAGGAACGTGCAGCAGGGATTTTCCGCGAAGTCCTCGGCGAAGAGATCCCTATCTCCCTGTCCTACCAGTTGGGCAGCGTTGGGCTGTTAGAGCGAGAGAACGCCACGGTGTTGAACGCGGCTGTGTCGAGCGTCGCGAAGCGGGCGACGATGTCGTTCCAACAAGCGCTGGCCGATCTCGGCGTGCATGCCGCACTCTACCTGGCGCAAAACGATGGCACGTTGATGTCCGTCGAGTACGCCTTGTTGTATCCGATTCTCACCATCGCCTGCGGACCCACGAATAGTATGCGCGGCGCGGCGTACCTCACGGGCTTAAAGAATGCGATTGTCGTCGATGTCGGCGGCACGTCGACGGACGTCGGGGTGCTTGTGAATGGATTCCCGAGGGAGTCTTTCGTCGCGGTCGATGTCGGCGGCGTGAGAACCAACTTCCGGATGCCGGACTTGTACTCGATTGGCCTGGGTGGCGGAAGCCGGGTGATCGAGTCGGAAGCTGGCATCGAAGTGGGGCCCAAGAGTGTTGGTTACCGCATTGTGGAGGAAGGGCGCGCATTCGGCGGCGACACGACGACCTTCACTGATATCGTCGTGTCCCTCGGCAAGGCGAGTGTAGGGACGCACGCGGTCCATTTGCCGACGGACTTCGCACAGAAGGCCTACGATATCGCAATGGCAAAGACGGCGGAGGCCATCGACAGGATGAAGACGAGTGCAGAACCTGTGCCGCTGATTTTGGTCGGCGGGGGCAGCGTCTTGCTTCCGAGTGAATTGGAAGGCGCCTCGGAAGTGCATCGTCCGGAGAACTTTGACGTAGCCAACGCAATTGGCGCAGCCATTGCTCAGGTGAGCGGACGGGTGGATCGGATATTCGCGATGGATCAGAAATCGCGCGAGGAAGTCCTGGAAGAGGCCAAGTCCATCGCGATTGCGGAAGCCATTCGGGCGGGGGCGGAGGCGTCGACCATCGAGATCGTCGAAATTGAAGAGATTCCGATTGCCTACCTGCCGGGCAATGCCGTGCGAATCAAAGTGACCGTTGCCGGGACGCTTGCGACGTACAACTTCGGTTCAAAGGTGGGCGCCTATGCGAATCACTGA